In a genomic window of Gossypium arboreum isolate Shixiya-1 chromosome 7, ASM2569848v2, whole genome shotgun sequence:
- the LOC108458198 gene encoding fasciclin-like arabinogalactan protein 7: MEFSRVSMISCFAFLLCSSLAYGASSPPAPMAMSPSPTPTPAPAPAPEYVNLTYLLSVAGPFHTFLNYLESTKVLDTFQNQANNTDQGITIFVPKDSAFKALKKPSLSNLTNDQLKSLILFHAMPKFYSLADFNKLSTKGPVSTLAGSQYSLNFTDNSGTVHLDSGWSKTKVSSAVHSTDPVAIYQVDKVLLPEAIFGTDIPPMPPAPAPAPDISPAADAPSAETKGKGSSSKAEPSTSSSHRIMNFGTWNQLVLALFGGWVMFF, translated from the coding sequence ATGGAGTTTTCCAGGGTTTCTATGATTAGTTGTTTTGCATTTCTCTTGTGCTCCTCCTTGGCATATGGTGCCTCTAGTCCTCCAGCTCCTATGGCAATGAGTCCCAGTCCGACACCGACACCGGCACCAGCACCTGCACCGGAATATGTAAACCTAACTTATTTGCTCTCTGTGGCTGGTCCATTTCACACATTCCTCAACTACCTTGAATCCACTAAAGTCCTGGATACTTTCCAAAACCAAGCCAACAACACTGACCAAGGCATTACGATTTTCGTGCCAAAAGATAGTGCCTTCAAAGCTCTTAAGAAGCCTTCATTATCAAATCTCACTAATGACCAGCTTAAATCACTCATCCTTTTCCATGCCATGCCCAAATTCTACTCTCTCGCGGACTTCAACAAGCTTAGTACCAAAGGCCCTGTTAGTACCCTCGCCGGTAGCCAATACAGTTTGAACTTCACAGACAATTCCGGCACTGTTCACCTCGATTCTGGATGGAGCAAAACGAAAGTTTCCAGCGCTGTTCACTCAACTGACCCTGTTGCCATATACCAAGTCGATAAAGTCCTTCTTCCAGAGGCTATCTTCGGAACTGACATTCCTCCAATGCCACCAGCTCCTGCCCCTGCTCCCGATATTAGCCCAGCTGCAGATGCTCCATCAGCAGAAACCAAGGGAAAAGGTTCTTCATCCAAGGCCGAACCTTCAACTTCATCATCCCATAGGATCATGAACTTTGGGACATGGAATCAGCTGGTTTTGGCATTGTTCGGTGGGTGGGTGATGTTCTTCTAA